One Cervus canadensis isolate Bull #8, Minnesota chromosome 12, ASM1932006v1, whole genome shotgun sequence DNA window includes the following coding sequences:
- the TMEM249 gene encoding transmembrane protein 249, translated as MSVAVGSGQWQQTSRPSDYAYPTQAPKGRISGLPTTSSGKPFQLWAQGLFCTERSLARRLKNNSFYPFTQQQPNGRGGAGPEPRARPAAAGLGAGTAGWTLTASPGPTWGWLFRARALALPPRAASRSPVFSRVFAAPPPVFVLEYYLDTLWKGTLLFIVCILLISFGLVSEVQKQETWGFPAYGVGVGLWLMISSLPRRRLVLNHARGVYHFSIQGRTVCQGPMHLVYVRLALNSDGDAREGPRTTGGRARDGKPRGVGRGGHAGPRPAPGAPLPLPRVPGLSNLPLTSLPKVLLPAGSVRAQAGAASAGAAVGALRGASDPTRRGRRHASLPSRFNGTPTTV; from the exons ATGAGCGTAGCTGTGGGCAGTGGGCAGTGGCAACAGACGAGCCGCCCATCTGACTATGCGTACCCGACCCAGGCCCCCAAGGGCCGGATCAGCGGCCTGCCTACGACCTCTAGCGGTAAGCCCTTCCAGCTCTGGGCCCAGGGACTCTTCTGCACCGAGCGCAGCCTCGCCAGGCGCCTCAAGAACAACAGTTTCTACCCGTTCACGCAGCAGCAGCCCAACG ggcggggcggggcggggccagagCCCCGGGCCCGGCCTGCTGCAGCCGGATTAGGCGCTGGAACCGCAGGTTGGACCCTGACCGCGAGCCCGGGCCCTACGTGGGGCTGGCTGTTCCGGGCCCGAGCCCTGGCGCTGCCACCTCGGGCAGCGAGCAGGAGCCCGGTGTTCTCACGCGTCTTCGCCGCGCCGCCCCCAGTCTTCGTGCTCGAGTACTACCTGGACACGCTGTGGAAGGGGACGCTGCTCTTCATAGTCTGCATCTTGCTCATCAGCTTCGGCCTCGTGAGCGAG GTGcagaagcaggagacctggggcttccctgcgtACGGCGTGGGAGTGGGCCTGTGGCTGATGATCTCGTCGCTGCCGCGGCGCCGCCTGGTGCTGAACCACGCGCGCGGCGTGTACCACTTCTCCATCCAGGGCCGCACCGTGTGTCAGGGCCCCATGCACCTGGTCTACGTGCGCCTGGCGCTCAACTCAGACGGTGATGCGAGGGAAGGGCCGCGTACTACGGGAGGGCGCGCAAGGGACGGGAAGCCACGTGGTGTGGGGAGGGGCGGACACGCGGGCCCACGCCCCGCCCCCGGAGCCCCGCTCCCGCTCCCCAGAGTCCCGGGGCTGAGCAACTTGCCCCTTACTAGCCTACCGAAGGTGCTTCTTCCAGCTGGTTCTGTGCGGGCACAAGCTGGAGCCGCTAGTGCTGGTGCAGCTGTCGGAGCGCTACGAGGTGCGTCCGACCCAACCCGCCGCGGGCGCAGACACGCTTCTCTCCCCTCTCGGTTCAACGGGACGCCGACCACTGTTTAG
- the FBXL6 gene encoding F-box/LRR-repeat protein 6: MASGAARLAHPARRLVRVVHPAAAQTRSAEDWWWDRLAPSGSGYHLLQSDSMLLVLPGPGPARLRAQRRAARQARRLRSPGSRAVEAKPSSAPAPLQEPDPGWGDRVPLEILLQIFGLLVAADGPIPFLGRAARVCRRWNEAASQPALWHTLTLSPPLAGRPAKSGAKAEKKLLSSLERLMPNRFSQLQRLTLIHWKSQVHPVLKLVSESCPRLTFLKLSDCHGVTPDALIMIAKACPQLHSLDIQHSMVKSTAVVSFLEEAGPRMRKLWLTYNPQTTAILGALLGSCCPQLQVLEVSTGLNQNITPFQLPIEALQKGCPQLQVLRLLNLTWLPKPSGRVMTPGPGFPSLEELCLASSTCSFVSDEVLGRLLHGSPHLRLLDLRGCARITPAGLHDLPCQELEQLYLGLYGMSDRLTLAKEGSPLLTRKWCHSLRELDLSGQGFSEKDLEQALAAFSGTLGCSQLALCSLNLRGTRVTPGTVSSVISSCPGLLYLNLESCRCLPRGLKQAYRCPEEVQWCLEQLLTSLPSPS, encoded by the exons ATGGCTTCAGGGGCTGCAAGGCTGGCCCACCCGGCTCGGCGCCTAGTCCGGGTCGTGCACCCGGCCGCGGCGCAGACCCGCTCGGCGGAAGACTGGTGGTGGGACCGACTTGCTCCGAGCGGCTCAGGGTACCACCTGCTGCAGTCGGACAGCATGCTGCTGGTGCTGCCAGGTCCGGGGCCCGCCCGCCTCCGCGCGCAGAGGCGCGCCGCCCGCCAAGCTCGGCGGCTGCGGTCCCCGGGGTCCCGCGCGGTCGAGGCCAAGCCCAGTTCCGCGCCCGCGCCGCTGCAGGAGCCCGACCCGGGCTGGGGCGACCGCGTTCCCTTGGAAATTCTGCTTCAGATTTTCGGGTTGCTGGTGGCGGCGGATGGGCCTATACCCTTTCTCGGAAG GGCTGCCCGCGTGTGTCGCCGCTGGAACGAGGCTGCCTCCCAGCCTGCACTCTGGCACACCCTGACCCTGTCTCCCCCGCTGGCTGGCCGCCCCGCCAAGAGTGGGGCCAAGGCTGAGAAGAAGCTCCTTTCTTCCCTGGAGCGGCTTATGCCTAATCG GTTCTCACAGCTCCAGAGGCTGACTCTCATTCATTGGAAGTCCCAGGTACACCCTGTGTTGAAG CTGGTTAGTGAGTCCTGTCCTCGGCTCACCTTCCTCAAGCTTTCTGACTGTCATGGTGTGACCCCTGACGCTCTGATCATGATAGCCAAAGCCTGCCCTCAGCTCCACAGCCTGGACATACAGCACTCAATG GTGAAGTCCACGGCTGTGGTAAGCTTCTTGGAGGAAGCTGGACCCCGAATGCGGAAGCTGTGGCTGACCTACAACCCCCAGACAACAGCCATCTTGGGTGCACTGCTG GGCAGCTGCTGCCCACAGCTCCAGGTCCTGGAGGTGAGCACTGGCCTCAACCAGAACATCACTCCCTTCCAGCTGCCTATCGAGGCCCTGCAGAAAGGCTGCCCCCAGCTGCAG GTGCTGCGGCTGTTGAACCTGACGTGGCTGCCCAAGCCTTCCGGGCGAGTGATGACTCCTGGCCCAGGTTTCCCCAGCCTTGAGGAGCTCTGCCTTGCTAGCTCCACCTGTAGCTTTGTGAGCGACGAAGTCCTGGGCCGCCTGCTCCACGGCTCCCCTCACCTGCGCTTGCTGGATCTGCGCGGCTGTGCTCGGATCACGCCTGCTGGCCTACATGATCTGCCGTGTCAGG AGCTGGAGCAGCTTTACCTGGGCCTGTACGGCATGTCAGACCGGCTGACTCTAGCCAAGGAAGGCAGCCCTCTGCTCACCCGGAAGTGGTGTCACAGTCTGCGGGAGCTGGACTTGAGTGGCCAGGGCTTCAGTGAGAAGGACCTGGAGCAGGCCTTAGCTGCCTTCTCAGGCACCCTTGGGTGCTCCCAGCTGGCCCTGTGCTCCCTCAACCTCAGGGGCACTCGGGTTACACCAGGCACAGTCAG CTCTGTGATAAGCAGCTGCCCAGGTCTGCTGTACCTCAACCTGGAGTCCTGCCGCTGCCTTCCCCGGGGCCTGAAGCAGGCCTACAGGTGCCCAGAGGAAGTCCAATGGTGCCTGGAGCAGCTGCTcaccagcctcccctcccccagctag
- the SLC52A2 gene encoding solute carrier family 52, riboflavin transporter, member 2 isoform X2, with the protein MAAPPLGRLVLTHLLVALFGMGSWAAVNGIWVELPVVVKDLPEAAAFQGLLLLLPSPPSVPTGGPGPGLQVGAPGVEEEEEEEASPLQEPPSPAADATPSPEPVAPRLLSTHVAFLLGLLAVTNALTNGVLPAVQSYSCLPYGRLAYHLAVVLGSAANPLACFLAMGVLCRSLAGLGGLSLLGMFFGAYLMVLAVLSPCPPLVGTSAGVALVVVSWVLCLGVFSYVKVAASSLLHSRGQPALLAAGVAIQVGSLLGAVAMFPPTSIYQVFRSGKDCVDPCGP; encoded by the exons ATGGCAGCACCCCCGCTGGGCCGTCTGGTGCTGACCCACCTGCTGGTAGCCCTCTTTGGCATGGGCTCATGGGCTGCAGTCAATGGTATCTGGGTGGAGCTGCCTGTGGTGGTGAAAGACCTACCCGAGG CTGCCGCCTTTCAGGGTCTCCTGCTGCTGTTGCCATCGCCACCATCTGTACCCACGGGCGGCCCAGGGCCTGGCCTGCAGGTGGGAGCCCCAggagtggaggaggaggaagaggaagaagcctCACCCCTGCAGGAACCCCCCAGCCCGGCAGCAGACGCCACCCCCAGCCCAGAACCTGTGGCCCCCAGGCTGCTCTCCACCCACGTTGCCTTCCTGCTGGGCCTGCTGGCCGTCACCAACGCTCTGACCAACGGCGTGTTGCCCGCTGTGCAGAGCTATTCCTGCTTGCCTTATGGGCGCCTCGCCTACCACTTGGCTGTGGTGCTGGGCAGTGCTGCCAATCCACTCGCCTGCTTTCTGGCCATGGGTGTTCTGTGCAG GTCCCTGGCAGGGCTGGGCGGTCTTTCTCTGCTGGGCATGTTCTTTGGGGCCTACCTGATGGTACTGGCAGTCCTGAGCCCCTGCCCGCCGCTGGTGGGCACCTCTGCAGGGGTGGCCCTTGTG GTGGTGTCGTGGGTTCTGTGTCTGGGCGTGTTCTCGTACGTGAAGGTGGCTGCCAGCTCACTCCTGCATAGTCGGGGCCAGCCGGCATTGCTGGCCGCTGGCGTGGCCATCCAGGTGGGCTCCCTGCTCGGCGCCGTGGCCATGTTTCCTCCCACCAGCATCTACCAAGTGTTCCGCAGCGGGAAGGACTGCGTGGACCCCTGTGGCCCCTAA
- the SLC52A2 gene encoding solute carrier family 52, riboflavin transporter, member 2 isoform X1, with the protein MAAPPLGRLVLTHLLVALFGMGSWAAVNGIWVELPVVVKDLPEGWSLPSYLSVLVALGNLGLLVVTVWRRLAPGKGERVPIQVVQAMSVVGTALLAPLWLQVTTVAGQEHSVAFLALAFVLALACCASNVTFLPFLSHLPPPFLRSFFLGQGLSALLPCILALVQGVGRLECPPTPTNGTPGPPLDFPERFPASTFFGILSTLLVISAAAFQGLLLLLPSPPSVPTGGPGPGLQVGAPGVEEEEEEEASPLQEPPSPAADATPSPEPVAPRLLSTHVAFLLGLLAVTNALTNGVLPAVQSYSCLPYGRLAYHLAVVLGSAANPLACFLAMGVLCRSLAGLGGLSLLGMFFGAYLMVLAVLSPCPPLVGTSAGVALVVVSWVLCLGVFSYVKVAASSLLHSRGQPALLAAGVAIQVGSLLGAVAMFPPTSIYQVFRSGKDCVDPCGP; encoded by the exons ATGGCAGCACCCCCGCTGGGCCGTCTGGTGCTGACCCACCTGCTGGTAGCCCTCTTTGGCATGGGCTCATGGGCTGCAGTCAATGGTATCTGGGTGGAGCTGCCTGTGGTGGTGAAAGACCTACCCGAGG GTTGGAGTCTGCCCTCCTACCTCTCTGTGCTTGTGGCTCTggggaacctgggcctcctggtgGTGACCGTGTGGCGGCGGCTGGCCCCGGGCAAGGGCGAGCGGGTCCCCATCCAGGTGGTGCAGGCGATGAGCGTGGTGGGCACGGCCCTGCTGGCCCCACTGTGGCTGCAGGTGACCACAGTGGCAGGGCAGGAGCACTCTGTGGCCTTCCTGGCTCTGGCCTTCGTGCTGGCGCTGGCCTGCTGTGCTTCTAACGTCACTTTCCTGCCCTTCCTGAGCCACCTGCCGCCTCCCTTCTTGCGGTCCTTCTTTCTGGGCCAAGGCCTCAGCGCTTTGCTGCCCTGTATCCTGGCTCTAGTGCAGGGTGTAGGCCGCCTCGAGTGCCCACCAACCCCCACCAACGGCACCCCTGGGCCCCCCCTCGACTTCCCAGAGCGTTTTCCCGCCAGCACCTTCTTTGGGATCTTGTCCACCTTATTGGTCATTTCAGCTGCCGCCTTTCAGGGTCTCCTGCTGCTGTTGCCATCGCCACCATCTGTACCCACGGGCGGCCCAGGGCCTGGCCTGCAGGTGGGAGCCCCAggagtggaggaggaggaagaggaagaagcctCACCCCTGCAGGAACCCCCCAGCCCGGCAGCAGACGCCACCCCCAGCCCAGAACCTGTGGCCCCCAGGCTGCTCTCCACCCACGTTGCCTTCCTGCTGGGCCTGCTGGCCGTCACCAACGCTCTGACCAACGGCGTGTTGCCCGCTGTGCAGAGCTATTCCTGCTTGCCTTATGGGCGCCTCGCCTACCACTTGGCTGTGGTGCTGGGCAGTGCTGCCAATCCACTCGCCTGCTTTCTGGCCATGGGTGTTCTGTGCAG GTCCCTGGCAGGGCTGGGCGGTCTTTCTCTGCTGGGCATGTTCTTTGGGGCCTACCTGATGGTACTGGCAGTCCTGAGCCCCTGCCCGCCGCTGGTGGGCACCTCTGCAGGGGTGGCCCTTGTG GTGGTGTCGTGGGTTCTGTGTCTGGGCGTGTTCTCGTACGTGAAGGTGGCTGCCAGCTCACTCCTGCATAGTCGGGGCCAGCCGGCATTGCTGGCCGCTGGCGTGGCCATCCAGGTGGGCTCCCTGCTCGGCGCCGTGGCCATGTTTCCTCCCACCAGCATCTACCAAGTGTTCCGCAGCGGGAAGGACTGCGTGGACCCCTGTGGCCCCTAA